A section of the Arabiibacter massiliensis genome encodes:
- the nikR gene encoding nickel-responsive transcriptional regulator NikR, producing MSNDLMRFSVAMPEDLLVRFDQLVARRGLAKNRSEVVRDLVRDALVEDECATPGVEVVGTLTIVFDHHAGDLQEKLHAIQHEYFGFIISSMHVHLDAHHCLEVIVLRGETGLVQDIANLILGTKGVKNGRLVVTTTGQHI from the coding sequence ATGAGCAACGACCTCATGCGCTTCTCGGTCGCTATGCCCGAGGACCTGCTCGTCCGCTTCGACCAGCTGGTGGCCCGCCGCGGCCTGGCGAAGAATCGCAGCGAGGTCGTCCGCGACCTCGTGCGCGATGCCCTGGTCGAGGACGAGTGCGCCACACCCGGCGTGGAGGTGGTGGGCACGCTCACCATCGTGTTCGACCACCATGCGGGCGACCTGCAGGAGAAGCTGCACGCCATCCAGCACGAATACTTCGGCTTCATCATCTCGTCCATGCACGTGCACCTCGACGCGCACCACTGCCTCGAGGTCATCGTGCTGCGCGGCGAGACGGGCCTCGTGCAGGACATCGCGAACCTCATCCTGGGGACGAAGGGCGTGAAGAACGGCCGCCTCGTGGTCACCACCACCGGACAGCATATATAG
- the hypE gene encoding hydrogenase expression/formation protein HypE produces the protein MDTTVMLGHGSGGTMMKRIIDDVFFAAYAGDELLRGDDAAVLPAPAPGERLAFSTDSFVVTPHFFPGGDIGRLAVCGTVNDVATSGATPRYLSVGFILEEGFPIDDLKRICASMAECAREAGVHLVTGDTKVVNRGHGDGVFINTSGVGVLAPGVELGGAQCKPGDKVLVTGTLGDHGITIMSCRESLSFSADLESDAAPLNHLIAEVLAAAPHTRCFRDPTRGGLASTLNELAAQSGTDITVEEDAVPVKPAVLGACEMLGYDPLQVANEGKMVCVVAPEEADAALAAMRANRYGADAAIIGEVVAAQPERGPKVFLRTAFGGTRILDMLVGEQLPRIC, from the coding sequence ATGGACACCACGGTCATGTTGGGGCACGGCAGCGGCGGGACGATGATGAAGCGCATCATCGACGACGTGTTCTTCGCGGCCTACGCGGGTGACGAGCTTCTGCGCGGCGACGACGCAGCGGTGCTGCCCGCGCCGGCACCGGGCGAGCGGCTGGCGTTCTCCACCGATAGCTTCGTGGTAACGCCGCACTTCTTCCCGGGCGGCGACATCGGACGGCTGGCCGTGTGCGGCACGGTAAACGACGTGGCCACGAGCGGCGCGACGCCCCGCTACCTGAGCGTGGGCTTCATCTTGGAAGAGGGCTTTCCCATCGACGACCTCAAGCGCATCTGCGCCTCCATGGCCGAATGCGCGCGCGAGGCGGGCGTGCACCTGGTCACCGGCGACACGAAGGTGGTGAACCGCGGCCACGGCGACGGCGTGTTCATCAACACGAGCGGCGTGGGAGTGCTGGCACCCGGCGTGGAGCTGGGCGGCGCGCAGTGCAAACCCGGCGACAAGGTGCTGGTCACGGGCACGCTGGGCGACCATGGCATCACCATCATGAGCTGCCGCGAGTCGCTGTCGTTCTCGGCCGACCTGGAAAGCGACGCCGCGCCGCTCAACCACCTCATCGCCGAGGTGCTAGCGGCCGCCCCCCACACCCGCTGCTTCCGCGATCCCACGCGCGGCGGCCTGGCCTCCACGCTGAACGAGCTGGCCGCCCAGTCGGGCACCGACATCACCGTGGAGGAGGACGCCGTTCCCGTGAAGCCGGCCGTGCTCGGCGCGTGCGAGATGCTCGGCTACGATCCTTTGCAGGTGGCCAACGAGGGCAAGATGGTGTGCGTCGTGGCGCCTGAGGAGGCCGATGCCGCGCTGGCCGCCATGCGCGCGAACCGCTACGGCGCCGATGCGGCTATCATCGGCGAGGTAGTGGCCGCCCAGCCCGAGCGCGGCCCCAAGGTGTTCCTGCGCACGGCGTTCGGCGGCACGCGCATCCTCGACATGCTCGTGGGCGAGCAGCTGCCGCGCATCTGCTAA
- a CDS encoding phosphoglucosamine mutase, whose product MADIHFGTDGWRAIIGEDFTNDNLVRVVDAAARIFKEDAAAAGRAADAPGTLYVGHDCRQDAHAYAQLAAEVAAAHGFRVKLTQDYCPTPTLCWSVAQDADAVGGIMLTSSHNPAEYLGVKLRMDDGGAAGKEFTDRVEAVLPDAPTDARGSYEVADLMTPYLATLKERVDADAIRNANLRVVVDPLYGAGRLYLANLLRDLGVEVCEINNAEDPTFDGLHPEPIPPWVDRCIAKVPELGFDAGFINDGDADRIGAVDEHGNFVNPHRIITLLVSHLAEDKGQRGRVVSTITASAMLARQCKRLGLELTSTPVGFKWIYAEMEKGDVMLGGEESGGIGIPTHVMERDGLLMALLLCETMAQRGMSLGQLVDDMFEKVGKLEFERQGLTITDEQMANFRANIVPAYEADEICGKRVVDVDRRDGVKFYLEGDAWVMMRPSGTEPLVRIYAEAETMDEVRALLDAAAEVVLA is encoded by the coding sequence GTGGCAGACATTCATTTCGGAACCGACGGGTGGCGCGCCATCATCGGCGAGGATTTCACGAACGACAACCTGGTGCGCGTCGTGGACGCGGCAGCCCGCATCTTCAAGGAGGACGCTGCGGCTGCCGGGCGCGCGGCCGACGCTCCCGGCACGCTCTACGTGGGGCACGACTGCCGCCAGGACGCGCACGCCTACGCCCAGCTGGCCGCCGAAGTGGCCGCCGCGCACGGCTTTCGCGTGAAGCTGACGCAGGACTACTGCCCCACGCCGACGCTGTGCTGGTCGGTGGCGCAGGACGCCGACGCGGTGGGCGGCATCATGCTCACGAGCAGCCACAACCCGGCCGAATACCTGGGCGTGAAGCTGCGCATGGACGATGGCGGCGCGGCGGGCAAGGAGTTCACCGACCGCGTGGAGGCCGTGCTGCCCGACGCGCCCACCGATGCGCGCGGCTCCTACGAGGTCGCGGACCTCATGACGCCCTACCTCGCCACTTTGAAGGAGCGCGTGGATGCCGACGCCATCCGCAACGCCAACCTGCGCGTGGTGGTGGACCCGCTCTACGGCGCCGGCCGCCTCTACCTGGCGAACCTGCTGCGCGACCTGGGCGTGGAGGTGTGCGAGATCAACAACGCCGAGGATCCCACGTTCGACGGCCTGCACCCCGAGCCCATCCCGCCCTGGGTCGACCGCTGCATCGCCAAGGTGCCGGAGCTCGGCTTCGACGCCGGCTTCATCAACGACGGCGACGCCGACCGCATCGGCGCGGTGGACGAGCACGGCAACTTCGTGAACCCGCACCGCATCATCACGCTGCTGGTGTCTCACCTGGCCGAAGACAAGGGCCAGCGCGGCCGCGTGGTGTCCACCATCACCGCGTCGGCCATGCTCGCGCGCCAGTGCAAGCGCCTGGGCCTCGAGCTCACCAGCACGCCGGTGGGCTTCAAGTGGATCTACGCCGAGATGGAGAAGGGCGACGTGATGCTCGGCGGCGAGGAATCCGGCGGCATCGGCATCCCCACGCACGTGATGGAGCGCGACGGCCTGCTGATGGCGCTTCTGCTGTGCGAGACCATGGCGCAGCGCGGCATGAGCCTGGGCCAGCTGGTGGACGATATGTTCGAGAAGGTGGGCAAGCTGGAGTTCGAGCGCCAGGGCCTCACCATCACCGACGAGCAGATGGCGAACTTCCGCGCGAACATCGTGCCCGCTTACGAGGCCGACGAGATCTGCGGCAAGCGCGTGGTGGACGTCGACCGTCGCGACGGCGTGAAGTTCTACCTCGAAGGCGACGCATGGGTGATGATGCGCCCCTCCGGCACCGAGCCCCTCGTCCGCATCTACGCCGAGGCCGAGACGATGGACGAGGTGCGCGCCCTCCTTGACGCCGCCGCCGAAGTGGTTTTGGCATAA
- a CDS encoding dynein gamma chain protein: MCTNGVNTGQFEQMIEQIDDHVKLERRWAHNLAHQAGDAGFATVSEKLHAAQALLDEVRAALDEAKDALEDDASASSNVTVSLV; the protein is encoded by the coding sequence ATGTGCACGAATGGAGTCAACACCGGCCAGTTCGAGCAGATGATCGAGCAGATAGACGACCACGTGAAACTCGAGCGTCGCTGGGCCCACAACCTGGCGCACCAGGCGGGCGACGCCGGGTTCGCCACGGTGTCCGAGAAGCTGCACGCCGCCCAGGCGCTGCTCGACGAGGTGCGCGCCGCGCTCGACGAGGCGAAGGACGCGCTCGAAGACGACGCCAGCGCAAGCTCGAACGTCACCGTCAGCCTGGTGTAG
- a CDS encoding nucleotide exchange factor GrpE codes for MRCDGFDGGVAGPCRFAPRPPPPTTPPHACGGTVRCEKETDPQGSAAGDAPADEQPLEGEPEDAAPAADELVAQAQAEAKEWQDKYLRLHAEWDTYRRRTSEQRELEKARATEKLVTSLLPVIDDFERTIDYATNNGEAGLFDGVKAVHSKLVNTLTTGGVEVIDPKGEAFDALEAQAVATVDDPSVPDETVADVYQKGYKMGTKVLRPAMVTVSTGGPKREKAPDQEAKEK; via the coding sequence CTGCGCTGCGATGGCTTTGATGGTGGTGTTGCTGGGCCCTGTCGCTTTGCACCCCGCCCCCCACCCCCGACCACCCCCCCCCACGCCTGCGGCGGCACCGTCAGATGTGAAAAAGAGACAGACCCCCAGGGGTCGGCCGCGGGCGACGCCCCCGCCGATGAGCAGCCGCTCGAAGGCGAGCCCGAAGACGCCGCCCCGGCGGCCGACGAGCTGGTGGCCCAGGCCCAGGCCGAGGCGAAGGAGTGGCAGGACAAGTACCTGCGCCTGCACGCCGAGTGGGATACGTATCGCCGACGCACGTCCGAGCAGCGCGAGCTTGAGAAAGCGCGCGCGACCGAGAAGCTGGTCACGAGCCTGCTCCCGGTGATCGACGACTTCGAGCGCACTATCGACTATGCCACGAACAACGGCGAGGCCGGCTTGTTCGACGGCGTGAAGGCGGTGCACTCCAAGCTCGTCAACACGCTCACCACCGGCGGCGTCGAGGTGATCGACCCGAAGGGCGAGGCGTTCGATGCGCTCGAGGCGCAGGCCGTCGCCACGGTGGACGACCCGAGCGTTCCCGACGAGACGGTGGCCGACGTGTACCAGAAAGGTTACAAGATGGGAACGAAGGTCTTGCGACCCGCCATGGTCACCGTCAGCACCGGCGGCCCGAAACGGGAAAAAGCGCCTGATCAAGAGGCGAAGGAAAAGTAA
- a CDS encoding 4Fe-4S binding protein, whose translation MSHPVIEADECIGCGICVDACPQEVLEVVGGTAEVVNEDACIACGDCVEECPMGAIPEVVED comes from the coding sequence ATGTCTCACCCGGTTATCGAAGCCGACGAGTGCATCGGCTGCGGCATTTGCGTTGACGCCTGCCCGCAAGAGGTCCTCGAGGTCGTGGGCGGCACGGCCGAGGTCGTGAACGAGGACGCCTGCATCGCGTGCGGCGACTGCGTCGAGGAGTGCCCCATGGGCGCCATCCCCGAGGTCGTCGAGGACTAA
- the galE gene encoding UDP-glucose 4-epimerase GalE, which produces MANKSLAKDHADTCVLVTGGAGFIGSHTVVELLGQGYRVVVVDDLSNSSEAALERVRKIAGIEPDDNRLVFYEENILDRAALARIFQAHDIDAIIHFAGFKAVGESVQKPLEYYWNNLAGTLVLCDVARDHGVKNLVFSSSATVYGEPERVPIDENCPKHDATNPYGWTKSMLEQVLTDVYVGDDEWNIVLLRYFNPIGAHESGLIGEDPKGIPNNLLPYVAQVAVGKLERVGVFGDDYPTHDGTGVRDYIHVVDLARGHVAALDWMGGKSGTEGAPLSLGEIAGKPAADGTRRGVGIFNLGTGTGSSVLDVVHAFERACGKELPYQIKPRRAGDVAVNFAACDKARTELGWTALYDLDRMCADGWRWQSTNPDGYATA; this is translated from the coding sequence ATGGCGAACAAGAGCCTTGCTAAGGATCACGCGGACACCTGCGTGCTCGTGACGGGCGGTGCCGGGTTCATCGGCAGCCATACGGTGGTCGAGCTGCTGGGACAGGGATACCGCGTGGTGGTGGTGGACGACCTCAGCAACTCGAGCGAGGCGGCGCTCGAGCGCGTGCGCAAGATCGCGGGCATCGAACCCGACGACAACCGCCTCGTGTTCTACGAGGAGAACATCCTCGACCGCGCGGCGCTCGCGCGCATCTTCCAGGCGCACGACATCGACGCCATCATCCACTTCGCCGGCTTCAAAGCCGTGGGCGAGAGCGTGCAGAAGCCGCTCGAGTACTACTGGAACAACCTGGCCGGCACCCTCGTGCTGTGCGACGTGGCGCGCGATCACGGCGTGAAGAACCTCGTGTTCTCGTCGAGCGCCACCGTGTACGGCGAGCCGGAGCGCGTGCCCATCGACGAGAACTGCCCCAAGCACGACGCCACGAACCCCTACGGCTGGACGAAATCCATGCTTGAGCAGGTGCTCACCGACGTGTACGTGGGCGATGACGAGTGGAACATCGTGCTGCTGCGCTACTTCAATCCCATCGGCGCGCACGAAAGCGGCCTGATCGGCGAGGATCCCAAGGGCATCCCGAACAACCTGCTGCCCTACGTGGCGCAGGTGGCCGTGGGCAAGCTCGAGCGCGTGGGCGTGTTCGGCGACGACTACCCCACCCACGACGGCACCGGCGTGCGCGACTACATCCATGTGGTGGACCTCGCGCGCGGCCATGTGGCGGCGCTCGATTGGATGGGCGGCAAGTCGGGCACGGAAGGCGCTCCCCTCTCGCTCGGAGAGATAGCCGGCAAGCCCGCCGCCGACGGCACGCGCCGCGGCGTGGGCATCTTCAACCTGGGCACCGGCACCGGCTCGAGCGTGCTCGACGTGGTGCATGCCTTCGAGCGCGCCTGCGGCAAGGAGCTTCCCTACCAGATCAAGCCGCGCCGCGCAGGCGACGTGGCCGTGAACTTCGCCGCCTGCGACAAGGCGCGCACGGAGCTGGGCTGGACGGCGCTGTACGACCTGGACCGCATGTGCGCCGACGGCTGGCGCTGGCAGTCCACGAACCCGGACGGCTACGCCACCGCGTAG